A region from the Panicum hallii strain FIL2 chromosome 1, PHallii_v3.1, whole genome shotgun sequence genome encodes:
- the LOC112886201 gene encoding putative pentatricopeptide repeat-containing protein At1g68930 yields the protein MTRPLCNHYAALLSSTAGGRSGAHVASAVHCLILRTLPHPPPVHLLNHLLTAYGKAGRHARARRLFDAMPHPNIFTYNALLTTLAHARLLGDMDALFASMPERDVVSYNALIAGFSGAGSHARAAGAYRALLREDTAIRPSRITMSAMVMAASALGDRALGRQFHCQILRLGFGAYAFVGSPLVDMYAKMGLVGDAKRVFDELEGKNVVMYNTMITGLLRCKMVQEARRLFEVMTDRDSITWTTMVTGLTQNGLESEALEVFRRMRVQGIAIDQYTFGSTLTACGALSALEQGKQIHTYTIRTCYDDNVFVGSALVDMYSKCRSIRLAETVFRRMTFRNIISWTAMIVGYGQNGCSEEAVRAFSEMQRDGVDPDDFTLGSVISSCANLASLEEGAQFHCLALVSGLMPYITVSNALVTLYGKCGSIEDAHRLFDEMSFHDQVSWTALVSGYAQFGKAKETIDLFEKMLSKGVKPDGVTFIGVLSACSRAGFVEKGRSYFYSMQKDHGIVPIDDHYTCMIDLYSRSGRLKEAEEFIKQMPMRPDAIGWGTLLSACRLRGDMEIGKWAAENLLEMDPQNPASYVLLCSMHAAKGQWNEVAHLRRGMRDRQVKKEPGCSWIKYKNKVHIFSADDQSHPFSKGIYEKLEWLNSKMVEEGYKPDVSSVLHDVADADKVHMLSHHSEKLAIAFGLMFVPQEMPIRIVKNLRVCLDCHNATKFISKITGRDILVRDAVRFHKFSNGLCSCGDFW from the coding sequence ATGACCCGCCCGCTCTGCAACCACTACGCCGCCCTCCtctcctccaccgccggcgGACGGAGCGGGGCGCACGTGGCCAGCGCAGTTCACTGCCTCATCCTCAGGACGCTTCCGCACCCGCCGCCCGTCCACCTCCTCAACCACCTGCTCACCGCCTATGGCAAGGCCggccgccacgcgcgcgcgcgccgcctgtTCGACGCAATGCCCCACCCCAACATCTTCACCTACAACGCGCTCCTCACCACGCTCGCACACGCCAGGCTCCTCGGCGACATGGACGCGCTCTTCGCGTCCATGCCGGAACGCGATGTCGTCTCCTACAACGCGCTCATCGCCGGCTTCTCCGGCGCCGGCTCGCACGCGCGGGCGGCTGGGGCGTACCGCGCGTTGCTCCGGGAGGACACCGCCATCAGGCCTAGCAGGATCACGATGTCAGCCATGGTCATGGCGGCGTCGGCCTTGGGCGACCGCGCCCTCGGTAGGCAGTTCCATTGCCAGATTCTGAGGCTTGGATTTGGGGCGTACGCTTTTGTCGGGAGCCCGCTGGTAGATATGTATGCCAAGATGGGCCTCGTCGGGGATGCCAAGCGGGTCTTCGACGAACTGGAGGGCAAGAACGTCGTGATGTACAACACCATGATCACTGGGCTGCTCCGCTGCAAGATGGTTCAAGAGGCGAGGCGGTTGTTCGAGGTGATGACGGACAGGGATTCCATTACTTGGACCACCATGGTTACGGGATTGACGCAGAATGGGTTGGAGTCCGAGGCTCTGGAAGTGTTCAGGAGGATGAGGGTACAGGGAATCGCCATTGATCAGTACACCTTCGGAAGCACCCTTACGGCCTGTGGCGCCCTTTCAGCCTTGGAACAGGGGAAACAGATCCATACCTACACAATCAGGACTTGTTACGATGATAATGTCTTTGTTGGGAGTGCGCTTGTTGACATGTACTCAAAATGCAGGAGCATCAGACTGGCAGAAACTGTTTTCAGGAGGATGACCTTCAGAAACATCATCTCATGGACTGCGATGATTGTTGGATACGGACAGAATGGATGCAGCGAGGAGGCTGTGAGGGCCTTCTCGGAGATGCAAAGAGACGGTGTTGATCCTGATGACTTCACCCTTGGAAGTGTAATAAGTTCTTGCGCTAACCTAGCAAGCCTGGAGGAAGGTGCTCAGTTCCACTGCCTAGCTCTTGTTTCAGGATTGATGCCGTATATCACAGTGTCCAATGCACTGGTTACCTTGTACGGCAAGTGTGGCAGCATTGAGGATGCACACAGATTGTTTGATGAGATGTCGTTTCACGATCAGGTCTCCTGGACAGCCCTTGTGTCTGGGTATGCTCAATTTGGGAAGGCAAAAGAAACTATTGATTTGTTTGAGAAGATGTTATCTAAGGGTGTGAAGCCTGATGGGGTAACATTTATTGGCGTCCTTTCTGCCTGTAGCCGTGCTGGATTTGTAGAGAAAGGCCGCAGCTACTTTTATTCCATGCAGAAGGACCATGGTATTGTGCCCATAGATGATCACTACACCTGTATGATTGACTTGTATAGCAGATCAGGGAGGTTAAAAGAAGCTGAGGAGTTCATAAAGCAAATGCCGATGCGCCCTGATGCAATTGGATGGGGCACATTGCTGAGCGCTTGCAGGTTGCGTGGTGACATGGAAATCGGCAAATGGGCTGCTGAGAACCTCTTAGAGATGGATCCCCAGAACCCTGCTAGCTACGTGTTGCTGTGCAGCATGCATGCTGCTAAAGGTCAATGGAATGAGGTTGCCCACCTAAGGCGTGGAATGAGGGACAGGCAAGTGAAGAAGGAGCCAGGCTGTAGCTGGATCAAGTATAAGAATAAAGTTCACATCTTTTCAGCTGACGACCAGTCTCACCCCTTCTCCAAGGGGATTTATGAAAAGCTCGAGTGGCTCAACTCCAAGATGGTTGAAGAAGGATACAAACCTGATGTCAGTTCAGTGCTGCATGATGTGGCAGATGCTGATAAGGTTCACATGCTCAGCCATCACAGCGAGAAGCTTGCAATTGCCTTTGGATTAATGTTTGTTCCACAGGAAATGCCAATTCGTATCGTCAAGAATCTACGGGTTTGCTTAGATTGTCACAATGCTACCAAGTTCATATCTAAGATAACTGGCCGTGATATTCTTGTGAGGGATGCTGTCAGATTCCACAAGTTCAGCAATGGCCTATGCTCTTGTGGAGACTTCTGGTGA